Proteins encoded together in one Amblyomma americanum isolate KBUSLIRL-KWMA chromosome 1, ASM5285725v1, whole genome shotgun sequence window:
- the LOC144131526 gene encoding profilin-like isoform X2 has protein sequence MSWQAYVDNQICAQVQCTVAAIAALSNGAIWAKYEKDPNVTVSQQELQAIADTMRNNPTNFNENGIFIAGTKYVCLSADNSLVRGRKGTSAFIAVATKTCLLVAATVDGFPPGQLNTVVEKLGDYLKSNGY, from the coding sequence ATGTCCTGGCAAGCGTACGTCGACAACCAGATCTGCGCGCAAGTCCAGTGCACTGTAGCTGCTATCGCGGCTCTCTCCAATGGAGCCATTTGGGCGAAGTATGAGAAGGACCCGAACGTGACCGTCAGCCAGCAGGAGCTTCAAGCCATCGCTGACACAATGAGAAACAATCCGACGAACTTCAACGAGAACGGCATCTTCATTGCCGGAACAAAGTACGTCTGCCTCTCGGCCGACAACAGCTTGGTGCGTGGCCGAAAGGGCACATCTGCTTTCATCGCTGTGGCTACCAAGACATGCCTCCTGGTCGCCGCTACCGTGGATGGCTTCCCACCAGGCCAGCTCAACACTGTTGTTGAGAAGCTGGGAGACTACCTCAAGTCGAACGGCTACTAG